One Triticum dicoccoides isolate Atlit2015 ecotype Zavitan chromosome 5B, WEW_v2.0, whole genome shotgun sequence genomic window carries:
- the LOC119309216 gene encoding ASC1-like protein 1, whose product MAALVELFTRSYSSSTPVDWEAEAYPAYGDYAVLPILVAFFPALRFLLDRFVFEILARRLIFGKGYDKLAETDERRKKINKFKESAWKFVYFLSAEVLSLSVTYNEPWFTNTRYFWVGPGEQLWPDQKMKLKLKAVYMYAAGFYTYSIFALLFWETRRKDFGVSMSHHVATVVLIVMSYICRLSRAGSVILAVHDASDIFLEIGKMAKYSSCEGLAVVAFLLFVASWILLRLIIFPFWILRSTSYEVAVILDKEKKEFYSSVYYYLFNSLLFSLLVLHIYWWVLIYRMLVKQIQSRGRVGDDVRSDSEGEEDHED is encoded by the exons ATGGCGGCGCTCGTGGAGCTCTTCACGAGATCCTATTCGTCCTCGACGCCCGTGGACTGGGAGGCGGAGGCCTACCCGGCGTACGGCGACTACGCCGTGCTCCCTATCCTTGTCGCCTTCTTTCCCGCCCTGCGCTTCCTCCTCGACCGGTTCGTCTTTGAG ATATTAGCAAGAAGGCTTATATTTGGAAAGGGATATGACAAGCTTGCTGAAACAGACGAAAGGAGAAAGAAAATCAATAAATTTAAGGAGTCCGCCTGGAAATTTGTTTATTTTCTTTCCGCAGAGGTCCTTTCATTATCTGTAACATACAATGAACCATGGTTTACAAACACCAGATACTTCTGGGTAGGGCCTGGCGAGCAGCTCTGGCCTGATCAAAAGATGAA ACTGAAGCTTAAGGCTGTATACATGTATGCTGCTGGATTTTACACATATTCCATCTTTGCCCTTCTGTTCTGGGAAACAAGACGCAAGGATTTCGGAGTCTCGATGTCTCACCATGTGGCAACTGTTGTTCTGATTGTTATGTCCTACATTTGCAG ATTATCTCGTGCTGGCTCGGTCATTTTAGCCGTCCATGATGCGAGTGATATATTCCTAGAGATCGGAAAGATGGCCAAGTACAGTAGCTGTGAGGGGCTAGCTGTTGTAGCATTTCTACTTTTTGTGGCTTCTTGGATCCTTCTTCGGCTAATAATTTTCCCTTTCTGGATCCTGAGAAGCACAAG CTATGAAGTAGCTGTGATCCTTGACAAGGAGAAAAAAGAATTTTACAGCTCCGTATACTACTATCTTTTCAACAGTCTCCTGTTCTCACTTCTAGTCCTTCACATATATTGGTGGGTACTGATTTACCGGATGCTAGTGAAACAAATCCAATCCAGAGGACGTGTTGGTGACGATGTTCGATCCG ATTCTGAGGGAGAAGAAGACCACGAAGACTAA